In the Colwellia sp. 20A7 genome, one interval contains:
- a CDS encoding polysaccharide deacetylase family protein yields MIQQVKIFIRSYLIPDSLFLYAKTRREKVLYLTFDDGPVSGITDPLLNLLKEHNAKATFFIIGANAEQAPLLMSRIDSEGHGIANHSYSHPNFNKISDENQQEEVTKTNRIISQTTNQPCQLFRAPQGRWNLKLLYFLWKEKITAAHWSRDSLDFKKESAEVVVNRFKQQPVNAGDIILFHDDNDLCIQILRQLIPLWQSQGYTMEKLVGKN; encoded by the coding sequence ATGATTCAGCAAGTTAAAATTTTTATTCGTTCTTATTTGATACCTGACAGCCTATTTTTATACGCTAAAACGCGTCGTGAAAAAGTGCTGTATTTAACGTTTGACGACGGTCCTGTTTCAGGTATAACCGATCCCCTGCTAAATTTATTAAAAGAACATAATGCTAAAGCGACATTTTTTATTATTGGGGCTAATGCTGAACAAGCACCTTTATTGATGTCTCGTATTGATAGTGAAGGACATGGTATTGCTAATCATTCATATAGCCACCCTAATTTTAATAAGATAAGTGATGAAAATCAGCAAGAAGAAGTAACAAAAACGAATCGAATTATTAGTCAGACAACTAATCAACCATGTCAATTATTTAGGGCTCCTCAAGGGCGCTGGAATTTAAAGTTGCTTTATTTTTTATGGAAAGAGAAAATTACCGCAGCCCATTGGAGTAGAGACTCATTAGATTTTAAAAAGGAATCTGCTGAAGTCGTAGTTAATCGATTTAAACAACAACCTGTAAATGCCGGTGATATCATTTTATTCCATGACGATAATGACTTATGCATTCAGATATTAAGACAATTAATCCCGTTATGGCAATCACAAGGATATACCATGGAAAAATTAGTGGGTAAAAA
- a CDS encoding glycosyltransferase, giving the protein MKSNKNPSLVIITNLYPLPWEPNRATFNKQQFELLKDDYDLSILIPVAFVDYFKHRKHIKQSTNIRYVPYFYLPKIGRRFYSVTLFLSILIHSGLWLKKRKPSTIMASWAFPEAVAASWLSRLYKAKFFFKVHGSDINLHGKIPARAKQILSAAKKSQGILSVSKALANELFAMGVNKDAVHVIYNGVCHDKFGLSYPAKKGGDYILYIGNLKRDKGVMELIEGFNQIKAQHPNLSLVFAGSGLMLDTLANYVNTHSLSERVTFLGNVPHHELPAWLANAKALCLPSYNEGVPNVVLESMAAGTPILATSVGGIPEVVDENICGKLIPPKDVNAVANGLNELLTSQFSRDKIKQHAAQFTWQKNKTQLINMLKGDVH; this is encoded by the coding sequence GTGAAGTCTAACAAAAATCCCTCTTTGGTGATTATTACCAATCTTTACCCACTACCTTGGGAACCGAATAGAGCAACATTTAACAAGCAACAATTCGAACTTTTGAAAGATGATTATGACCTAAGTATCTTGATTCCTGTTGCCTTTGTTGACTATTTTAAACATCGAAAGCACATTAAACAAAGTACTAACATTCGTTATGTGCCTTATTTTTATTTACCTAAAATTGGTCGACGTTTTTATAGTGTTACGCTATTTTTATCTATTTTAATACACAGTGGGCTTTGGTTAAAAAAACGCAAACCTAGCACGATAATGGCAAGTTGGGCATTTCCAGAAGCGGTTGCCGCTAGCTGGTTAAGTCGCTTATATAAAGCTAAGTTCTTTTTTAAAGTGCATGGCAGTGATATTAACTTACATGGCAAAATTCCTGCTCGCGCTAAACAAATTTTATCTGCCGCTAAAAAATCTCAGGGCATATTGTCAGTGTCAAAGGCTTTAGCCAATGAGCTTTTTGCGATGGGTGTTAACAAAGACGCAGTTCATGTTATTTATAACGGTGTTTGTCATGATAAATTTGGCCTGAGTTACCCTGCCAAAAAGGGTGGCGATTATATTTTATATATTGGTAACCTTAAACGCGACAAAGGTGTGATGGAGTTAATTGAAGGTTTTAATCAAATAAAAGCGCAACATCCGAACTTATCATTAGTGTTTGCAGGCTCAGGTTTAATGCTTGATACCTTAGCTAACTATGTCAATACACATAGTCTTAGCGAAAGGGTTACCTTTCTTGGTAACGTTCCTCACCATGAATTACCTGCCTGGTTGGCAAATGCAAAAGCCTTGTGCTTACCAAGTTATAATGAAGGCGTACCTAATGTGGTGCTAGAGTCGATGGCTGCTGGCACACCTATTTTAGCAACAAGCGTAGGGGGTATCCCTGAAGTAGTTGATGAAAATATTTGTGGTAAGTTAATTCCACCTAAAGATGTCAATGCAGTGGCGAATGGTTTGAATGAGCTACTTACAAGCCAATTTTCAAGAGATAAAATCAAGCAACATGCGGCTCAATTTACTTGGCAGAAAAACAAAACTCAATTAATTAACATGCTAAAAGGTGATGTTCATTAA
- a CDS encoding acyltransferase family protein, whose protein sequence is MATVAMRYYYMDAMRSILMMLGIFIHSAQVFNPSQRWLVLSDNTHPFFYYAVTFIHSFRMPAFFIISGFFCLMMLQRQTVKKFTGNKVQRILVPLLVTVFTLNLLQSIFLSTANNQLFSLEVFFTSGDWLGHLWFLINLLIYFFVAAILTYFFANAIKKHCGILKILDKPPTTLLLILLPLCSLAIVAVNKVGFPLYSTFFTVLDVYQIVSYLPYFIFGMLLFHSHTLLKKFSTIPFTSLFILILVAYILKTSLPFDNQTLTYFTNIYSRSLIAWVSSSIIFKLFYMYANKPSKTWLFLSNSAYSIYLFHSIIVVVLAVTLVKYNVPPALSFVILIVSTITITLFIHKKIILNFKTMQFLFNGKY, encoded by the coding sequence TTGGCAACAGTTGCAATGCGATATTACTATATGGATGCCATGCGTAGCATTCTTATGATGCTAGGTATTTTTATACACTCAGCACAAGTATTTAATCCGAGTCAACGTTGGCTTGTGTTAAGTGATAATACCCACCCATTTTTTTATTATGCGGTCACCTTTATCCATTCATTTAGAATGCCGGCCTTTTTTATCATTTCCGGCTTTTTTTGTTTAATGATGTTACAACGACAAACAGTTAAGAAGTTCACCGGCAATAAAGTACAACGAATTTTAGTTCCTTTACTCGTCACAGTTTTTACCCTTAATTTATTACAAAGTATTTTTTTAAGTACTGCAAATAATCAGCTTTTTTCACTTGAGGTGTTTTTCACGTCAGGCGATTGGCTTGGACATTTGTGGTTCTTAATTAATTTACTCATCTATTTTTTTGTCGCAGCTATACTTACTTATTTTTTTGCTAATGCAATTAAAAAGCACTGTGGCATTCTTAAGATTCTTGATAAGCCACCAACAACACTACTATTAATTTTACTGCCTTTATGTTCACTTGCTATTGTTGCGGTCAATAAAGTAGGTTTTCCGTTATATTCAACGTTTTTCACTGTTTTAGATGTCTATCAAATCGTTTCTTATCTCCCTTATTTTATTTTTGGAATGTTACTTTTTCATTCACATACCTTACTAAAAAAATTCAGTACAATACCTTTTACTAGCCTATTTATTTTAATATTGGTCGCCTACATATTAAAAACTTCACTTCCTTTTGATAACCAAACATTGACGTATTTCACCAATATATACTCTAGAAGTTTAATCGCATGGGTTTCGTCATCAATAATATTTAAACTCTTTTATATGTATGCCAATAAACCATCAAAAACATGGCTGTTCCTTTCAAACTCGGCCTATAGCATTTATTTATTTCACAGTATAATAGTAGTAGTATTAGCGGTAACATTAGTAAAATATAATGTACCGCCCGCACTAAGCTTTGTAATTTTGATAGTATCTACCATTACGATCACACTTTTTATTCATAAGAAAATTATTCTAAATTTCAAAACGATGCAGTTCTTATTTAATGGAAAATATTAA
- a CDS encoding phenylacetate--CoA ligase family protein codes for MYPALFKKLILPLYEKIKGKKLLTYVNQYQSHLALTKLQLEQHQWNELQKLLKHAFDNTTFYPEIWAKVGVNSIDDIQSMSDFEKLPLVTKDDIAKHYEDLLAKNYSNNIKKATGGSTGQPFRFELNTDSNTRREAIMWRGYGWLGAGLGEKTLYLWGADIGQPTKLKALKNNLYHAFYNRKMMNSFAMNANNMHEYVENINSYRPKALVSYVNPLYELAKYIIDNKLSVFSPKTILTGAEPLHEFQREVIEEAFNCNVYNTFGCREFMLMSAECKEHKNLHINIDHLVVETISDDGSAITGESGDLVVTDLYNYGMPLIRYLNGDRATLVNSPCGCTNPLPIMKSIDGRKLDIIKTPSGKKIPGELFPHLFKEFEDITRFQVKQSNINELSIAMIVNKALSESEQQKIKDEINKYADNELTLHLNFVDDIPLTMSGKHRVTICEV; via the coding sequence ATGTATCCGGCTTTATTTAAAAAATTAATACTTCCTTTATATGAAAAAATAAAAGGAAAAAAACTGCTTACATATGTTAATCAATACCAATCCCACCTAGCACTTACCAAATTACAGCTAGAACAGCATCAATGGAATGAATTACAAAAGTTACTTAAACATGCTTTTGACAACACCACTTTCTATCCTGAAATATGGGCCAAAGTTGGTGTTAATTCAATTGATGATATTCAAAGTATGAGTGATTTCGAAAAACTTCCTCTTGTTACTAAAGATGATATCGCTAAACATTATGAAGACTTACTCGCCAAGAATTATTCTAACAACATTAAAAAGGCAACAGGTGGATCCACAGGGCAACCCTTTCGCTTTGAATTGAATACTGATAGTAACACTAGACGTGAAGCAATAATGTGGCGCGGCTATGGTTGGTTAGGCGCAGGATTAGGTGAAAAAACACTTTATTTATGGGGCGCTGATATTGGCCAACCAACAAAATTAAAAGCGCTTAAAAACAATTTATATCATGCGTTTTATAATAGAAAAATGATGAACTCTTTTGCAATGAACGCAAATAATATGCATGAGTATGTTGAGAATATAAATAGTTATCGCCCTAAGGCATTAGTGTCATACGTTAATCCGTTATATGAATTAGCAAAATACATAATTGATAATAAACTATCGGTATTTTCCCCAAAAACTATTCTAACGGGTGCCGAACCATTACATGAATTTCAACGTGAAGTGATAGAAGAAGCGTTTAATTGCAATGTTTATAATACCTTTGGTTGTCGCGAATTCATGCTAATGTCAGCAGAATGTAAAGAGCATAAAAACCTACATATTAATATTGACCATTTAGTGGTTGAAACAATTTCAGATGATGGTTCAGCAATTACGGGTGAAAGTGGCGACTTAGTGGTTACAGATTTATATAACTACGGTATGCCATTAATACGCTATCTTAATGGCGATAGAGCAACCCTAGTTAATTCTCCTTGTGGTTGTACAAACCCATTACCTATTATGAAAAGTATTGATGGGAGAAAACTTGATATTATTAAAACTCCGTCAGGCAAAAAAATTCCTGGTGAGCTCTTTCCGCATCTATTTAAAGAATTTGAAGACATTACTCGCTTTCAAGTAAAGCAAAGTAACATTAATGAATTAAGTATCGCTATGATTGTTAATAAAGCGTTGTCTGAAAGTGAACAACAAAAAATCAAAGATGAAATAAATAAATATGCAGACAACGAACTAACACTACACCTAAATTTTGTAGATGACATTCCATTAACCATGAGTGGTAAACATAGAGTAACTATTTGTGAAGTCTAA
- a CDS encoding FG-GAP repeat domain-containing protein, producing MLFFFLLGCGGESAGKQTQAVDIPEVEIPTNTTSVAHAGADKKVQSSDIVLLTGAASDTEGTIDGYLWQQISGPTVSIIDVSDTDIQFTSPSVAEATDLEFKITVINSLGTEASDTIVVTVLPLGNTDSSQLYTTVTLQPDTEITPYTSELITFALPIAEGIVQDTSSIKVTMKGVEQAIFVKAGLRWHWSDNSIRSATIQLQNVDMTLGNIELTITNNGRDLTKDLSEQPHADGWATAGADKANMLYPRIFALHDKNYLATSGLIPPYLSSQGADDSFEQYQLSQLKQWSGNLNYTTSSSANWLFDRSSAYFKAYMTTGLVEFLKEAILSKQFYFSHVRNDSSSPSQSGGRGCWTWGSVACADGKYIAPQQAKLAWALTGDDSQWDNSLIIDMALQSDLGWNQYGSRDDFDSENEGFTERGAGMAGLAEITAYEMTADVTIYNHINQRIASLAHMQQNEHAWDKTNNWLPKTGGFEHNLDVHEGNRSATSAPTNDSNSRGFSAWMSENIADFLWQSYWITKNQKIPDMLKKLGNAVDLYGFTSIYNANTGEHDTLPPFAAIGDVRTKSCNKAGEDTDLLYFASAWADDSARTSGDFWPYYSDTHNIETVLLLATAYYFEDTAANKTRLSARIEKLISGWGHVGCASVFSNVHRLFNWQHRSNSVRTWQWINDEQPKIEQPPITEPPVIEPPITEPPTTEPTDPSAMVSFEEVSEQVIDFAPIAHQPFWIGMPDVNNDGCPDLFAGTHNDNAGSSQMWLHKVIAGKCSNQFSYYGNNEGKYSQLGSGRITSRYIFSNISKKPSGLPDIFGSDADGGNSVIYPLRNDINIGESPVYDNEITGCVGGKARCSALDINGDGDIEFIASSDITNPRRRVYDPLTNTTIIPELSNEDILGYNSSSYLIVDVDGDSWPDVVAGESAGYWRYNPNKASFDDFTLAFDQPFDRTVTGNMQVALDYNNDGHFDILFGYGKWSGGDKIKEFYLSLYRNNGDGTFTNVTDEAGGGSWTDGSLINQNNWTTYGGIYPGDFNNDGFIDFMTMTQSYSNSPRVFQNNGDGSFTLLKGLIVNGGAGVDVFRPWGNVADWNNDGFIDMAILSSGSGDIEGLRLYQNNANDNHWLKIRARGLNNNTDGYHTKFVFRDSTNQQIIATRYLGNYNQADARFIAYAGLGTVTSVDLTVEFPHQGPQYHYSNIDVDKELIVFRDGCLIQNWQPGQGWPMTSAGQVCTKPN from the coding sequence ATGTTATTTTTCTTCCTATTAGGCTGTGGGGGCGAAAGCGCTGGTAAACAAACGCAAGCAGTCGATATTCCTGAAGTAGAAATCCCAACCAATACAACCTCTGTTGCGCACGCAGGTGCTGACAAAAAAGTTCAAAGCAGTGATATTGTTCTATTAACAGGTGCTGCCTCAGATACTGAAGGCACTATCGATGGCTATCTTTGGCAACAAATCAGTGGGCCAACAGTGTCTATTATTGATGTTTCAGATACTGACATTCAATTTACCTCACCATCAGTTGCTGAAGCGACTGACTTAGAATTTAAGATTACCGTTATTAATAGCCTTGGTACAGAAGCGAGCGACACTATTGTGGTAACCGTTCTTCCTCTGGGTAATACCGACAGCAGCCAACTATATACAACAGTTACTTTACAACCTGACACTGAGATAACCCCCTATACAAGTGAACTAATTACCTTTGCGTTACCTATTGCTGAAGGCATAGTTCAAGATACTTCATCAATAAAGGTGACAATGAAAGGGGTAGAACAGGCTATTTTTGTTAAGGCAGGTTTACGTTGGCATTGGAGTGATAATTCAATACGTTCAGCCACAATACAATTACAAAATGTTGATATGACTTTAGGCAATATCGAATTAACCATAACCAATAATGGACGTGACTTAACAAAGGATCTGAGCGAGCAACCTCATGCAGACGGTTGGGCTACTGCTGGGGCTGATAAAGCCAATATGCTGTATCCAAGAATATTCGCCTTACATGATAAAAACTATTTAGCGACATCTGGATTAATTCCCCCTTACCTTAGCTCACAAGGGGCTGATGATAGTTTTGAACAATATCAACTTTCTCAGCTTAAACAATGGTCAGGCAATTTAAACTATACGACATCAAGTAGCGCAAATTGGTTATTTGACCGTTCAAGTGCTTACTTTAAAGCGTACATGACAACAGGACTAGTCGAGTTTTTAAAGGAGGCAATATTAAGTAAACAGTTTTATTTTTCGCATGTAAGAAATGATAGTTCATCGCCGAGCCAATCGGGTGGCCGTGGTTGTTGGACATGGGGCAGTGTTGCCTGTGCCGACGGTAAATATATTGCGCCACAACAAGCTAAATTAGCATGGGCTTTAACGGGCGATGACAGCCAGTGGGATAATTCACTTATCATAGATATGGCATTGCAAAGCGATTTAGGTTGGAATCAGTATGGGTCGCGTGATGACTTTGACAGTGAAAATGAAGGGTTTACCGAACGCGGCGCGGGCATGGCAGGATTAGCTGAAATAACCGCTTATGAAATGACGGCTGACGTTACTATTTATAACCATATAAACCAAAGAATTGCCTCGCTTGCTCATATGCAACAAAATGAACATGCTTGGGATAAAACCAATAATTGGTTACCTAAAACCGGCGGCTTTGAACATAACCTTGATGTGCATGAAGGTAATCGTAGTGCGACGAGCGCGCCAACGAATGACTCAAATTCACGAGGGTTTTCTGCTTGGATGAGCGAAAACATAGCCGATTTTTTATGGCAAAGCTACTGGATAACTAAGAATCAAAAAATACCTGATATGCTTAAAAAATTAGGTAATGCAGTTGATTTATATGGTTTTACTTCAATATATAACGCGAATACTGGCGAACACGATACCCTTCCCCCCTTCGCGGCTATTGGTGACGTAAGAACCAAAAGTTGTAATAAAGCCGGCGAAGACACTGATTTATTGTATTTTGCCAGTGCTTGGGCTGATGATAGCGCAAGAACGAGTGGTGATTTTTGGCCTTACTACTCGGATACTCATAATATAGAAACCGTGTTACTACTTGCAACTGCCTATTATTTTGAAGATACAGCAGCCAATAAAACACGTTTAAGTGCTCGCATTGAAAAATTAATTTCTGGTTGGGGACATGTTGGTTGCGCAAGTGTTTTCTCTAATGTACATCGACTATTTAATTGGCAACACAGATCAAATTCGGTTAGAACATGGCAGTGGATCAATGACGAACAGCCAAAAATTGAGCAACCACCAATAACCGAGCCCCCAGTAATCGAACCACCAATCACTGAACCACCAACAACAGAGCCTACAGATCCAAGTGCTATGGTATCTTTTGAAGAAGTCAGTGAACAAGTTATCGATTTTGCTCCTATTGCACACCAACCTTTTTGGATAGGTATGCCTGATGTAAACAACGATGGCTGTCCTGATTTATTTGCTGGCACTCATAATGACAATGCAGGTTCAAGCCAAATGTGGTTACATAAGGTGATTGCTGGAAAGTGCAGCAATCAATTTTCGTACTATGGCAATAATGAAGGAAAATACTCTCAATTAGGTAGTGGACGCATTACTTCCCGTTATATTTTTTCGAATATAAGCAAAAAACCTTCAGGCTTACCTGACATCTTTGGTTCAGATGCTGATGGTGGTAATTCAGTAATATACCCTTTACGCAATGACATTAATATTGGTGAATCTCCTGTATATGACAATGAAATTACTGGCTGCGTAGGCGGTAAGGCTAGATGTTCTGCTCTTGATATTAACGGCGATGGTGATATTGAGTTTATTGCTTCTTCCGATATTACGAACCCAAGACGACGAGTTTATGACCCTTTAACCAACACCACTATTATTCCCGAGTTATCTAATGAAGATATCCTAGGTTACAACTCTTCGTCTTACTTAATTGTGGATGTTGATGGCGACTCTTGGCCTGATGTTGTTGCGGGAGAAAGTGCGGGATATTGGCGCTACAACCCTAACAAAGCAAGTTTTGATGACTTCACTCTTGCATTTGACCAGCCTTTTGATCGCACTGTAACAGGTAATATGCAAGTGGCTTTAGATTATAATAACGACGGACATTTCGACATTCTTTTTGGCTATGGTAAATGGTCTGGCGGGGATAAAATAAAAGAGTTTTATCTTTCTCTTTATCGCAATAATGGTGATGGTACCTTTACTAATGTTACAGACGAAGCCGGTGGCGGTAGTTGGACAGATGGTAGCCTAATAAATCAAAACAATTGGACTACTTATGGTGGAATATATCCAGGTGATTTTAATAATGATGGCTTTATAGATTTTATGACTATGACTCAAAGCTATAGTAACTCTCCTCGAGTATTTCAAAATAATGGCGATGGTTCTTTCACATTACTAAAAGGCTTAATTGTAAATGGCGGTGCAGGCGTTGACGTTTTTAGACCCTGGGGAAATGTAGCTGATTGGAACAATGATGGTTTTATTGATATGGCTATTTTAAGTAGTGGCTCTGGTGATATTGAAGGTTTAAGACTTTATCAAAACAATGCTAATGATAACCATTGGCTTAAAATTAGAGCCAGAGGTTTAAATAACAATACTGATGGCTATCATACAAAATTTGTTTTTAGAGATTCGACAAATCAGCAAATAATAGCGACGCGTTATTTAGGAAACTATAATCAAGCGGATGCTCGTTTTATTGCCTATGCTGGTTTAGGTACTGTTACTTCCGTTGATTTAACGGTAGAATTCCCTCATCAAGGGCCTCAGTATCATTACTCTAATATTGATGTAGATAAAGAGTTAATTGTCTTTAGAGATGGCTGTCTAATTCAAAATTGGCAACCAGGACAAGGTTGGCCTATGACGAGTGCTGGACAAGTGTGTACAAAACCCAATTAA
- a CDS encoding GNAT family N-acetyltransferase, translating into MSSELEDIQEVIVSSYEQLERAFLAFTDVIECRTIFESRIWLDTWYKHYWQQSWQLHCIIYSQGDTIIGFAPFYIQKEQTFPYVSSLYFIGQGEPENTEVSSEYLDIQIKPGYEKQLYPQLAQHLNNLSVDLFIAKAVLGTSHIANIFPLLNGNSSQRNYYRYVIECKEWSLQSVSKNTRSRIKRTQNQLQQFNVNIRWLAKDEIMKMWPTLAEFHQTRWLNKGDLGAFSSSEFNAFHLSLIKEHLNNVAISAIFIDNKPIAINYYLVDGSTFYFYQSGWDQINYQKLSPGLYLHYWSIEHCNAAKYDFMMGGVNNSYKSKFACDKQPMLSLSLLKNKQKLVIHKIILLLKRRFFKL; encoded by the coding sequence ATGAGTAGTGAACTAGAAGACATACAGGAAGTTATCGTCAGCTCGTACGAACAGTTAGAACGGGCATTTTTAGCTTTTACTGACGTAATTGAATGTCGTACTATTTTTGAATCTCGTATTTGGTTAGATACTTGGTATAAACACTACTGGCAGCAAAGCTGGCAACTGCACTGTATTATATATTCTCAAGGCGATACTATTATTGGTTTCGCCCCTTTTTATATACAAAAAGAACAAACCTTCCCTTATGTATCATCTTTGTATTTTATTGGCCAAGGAGAGCCTGAAAATACAGAGGTGTCGTCTGAATACTTAGACATTCAAATAAAACCGGGATATGAAAAACAACTCTATCCTCAACTTGCTCAGCATTTAAATAACTTGTCGGTTGACTTATTCATCGCTAAAGCCGTTTTAGGTACTTCACATATAGCAAATATCTTCCCCTTACTTAATGGTAATTCCAGTCAACGAAACTATTATCGCTATGTTATAGAATGCAAAGAGTGGTCACTGCAAAGCGTCTCTAAAAATACCCGTTCAAGAATAAAACGAACCCAAAACCAACTGCAGCAATTTAATGTTAATATTCGCTGGCTAGCAAAAGATGAAATTATGAAAATGTGGCCAACACTGGCAGAGTTTCATCAAACAAGGTGGTTAAATAAAGGTGATTTGGGTGCATTTAGTTCATCAGAGTTTAATGCTTTTCATTTATCTTTAATTAAAGAGCATTTAAATAACGTTGCAATAAGCGCTATTTTTATAGATAACAAACCGATAGCGATCAATTATTATTTAGTTGATGGTAGTACTTTTTATTTTTACCAAAGCGGTTGGGATCAAATAAATTATCAAAAGCTTTCACCCGGTCTATACTTACACTATTGGTCAATTGAGCATTGCAATGCAGCAAAGTACGATTTTATGATGGGTGGCGTTAACAATAGTTATAAATCTAAGTTTGCTTGTGACAAGCAGCCAATGCTTTCACTTAGTTTACTTAAAAATAAGCAGAAGCTCGTTATTCATAAAATTATTCTGTTACTAAAAAGAAGGTTTTTTAAGCTTTAA
- a CDS encoding O-antigen ligase family protein has translation MARQFPTKEKNAGLAFFFLFLYTISVLIRPHEFSLATSNYFFIKVFAILAFAFTLISLRPFKFLPQHYMLLGFTPLIMISAFLNGWGTGGIVEAQKFFVASIIPFFLYSNLITSISRQKLLMYVSLAASLIMIYNGYLQQNSFDGVMGYGLGNSVSVGRAEMRITYLGFFGDPNDLGMFLVMNLAFLGYFYSEKGKLNTILMPAIFLLFCYGVLITGSRGTILGLLGVIFAYFLLKKAGAKLILFAVILAPIAATLMSKFGGFSSSESSANGRLEAWYAGIQMLIGNPVFGVGKGNFMDHHGLVAHNSFIHVAGEMGVPGYSLWGGVIVLSMFVAYRVKKEFTDWNADDVTEEQKELYAAEVKMNQTLFFSMIGFMITAFFLSRQFTLLLFIYLGMLTASHIRLINIRPELKDILFSTKMVFKCIGYSWFIIVAVYMALKVGL, from the coding sequence ATGGCCCGCCAATTTCCCACTAAAGAAAAAAATGCTGGTTTAGCTTTTTTCTTTTTATTTTTATATACCATTTCGGTATTAATTCGGCCACATGAATTTTCATTGGCTACTTCGAACTACTTTTTTATTAAAGTATTTGCGATTTTAGCCTTTGCATTTACGCTAATATCACTTAGACCCTTTAAGTTTTTGCCTCAACATTATATGTTATTAGGTTTTACACCCTTAATTATGATCTCTGCCTTTTTAAATGGCTGGGGCACTGGTGGAATTGTAGAAGCACAAAAATTTTTCGTCGCCTCGATTATTCCTTTTTTCTTATACAGTAATTTAATCACTTCAATATCAAGACAAAAGTTATTGATGTATGTTTCTCTAGCTGCTTCATTAATAATGATTTATAACGGTTATCTTCAGCAGAATTCTTTTGATGGTGTAATGGGCTATGGGTTAGGTAATTCAGTGTCTGTAGGTAGAGCAGAAATGCGTATTACCTACTTAGGTTTTTTTGGTGACCCTAATGATTTAGGCATGTTTTTAGTAATGAACCTCGCTTTTCTTGGCTATTTTTATAGTGAAAAAGGAAAGCTTAATACCATACTTATGCCTGCTATCTTTTTATTATTTTGCTATGGCGTATTAATAACGGGCTCCCGCGGCACAATACTCGGATTACTCGGTGTTATTTTTGCTTACTTTTTACTGAAGAAAGCCGGCGCTAAACTTATTCTCTTTGCCGTAATTCTAGCCCCTATCGCGGCAACATTAATGTCTAAATTTGGTGGTTTTTCCTCATCTGAATCATCCGCGAATGGTCGTTTAGAGGCTTGGTATGCGGGTATTCAAATGCTAATTGGCAACCCCGTTTTTGGCGTTGGTAAAGGTAACTTCATGGATCATCATGGCTTAGTTGCTCATAACTCCTTTATTCATGTTGCCGGAGAAATGGGTGTTCCAGGATATTCTCTTTGGGGTGGAGTAATAGTTTTATCTATGTTTGTTGCCTACCGGGTCAAAAAAGAATTCACTGACTGGAATGCAGACGATGTTACTGAAGAACAAAAAGAGCTTTATGCCGCTGAAGTTAAAATGAATCAAACGCTCTTTTTCTCAATGATTGGATTTATGATCACGGCTTTCTTTTTAAGCCGACAGTTTACCTTATTATTGTTTATTTATTTGGGTATGTTAACCGCCAGCCATATAAGGCTAATAAATATAAGGCCTGAATTAAAAGACATACTCTTCAGTACTAAGATGGTGTTTAAATGTATAGGATATTCATGGTTTATTATTGTCGCTGTATATATGGCGCTTAAAGTAGGCTTATAA